Proteins from a single region of Harpia harpyja isolate bHarHar1 chromosome 14, bHarHar1 primary haplotype, whole genome shotgun sequence:
- the TRIM47 gene encoding E3 ubiquitin-protein ligase TRIM47, protein METAPGRAPPSSAEALRLALAAPGLPDGPFGCPICLDLLKDPVTVPCGHNFCQGCLGALRQRPGPPDGSGGAGGAARCPLCQEPVPAALRLRKNRALCEVLPLLAAAAAASSPPSPAAGSPMAPGAEEEDAAGEEGTAVLCDVCPAGSRVAAARSCLVCLASFCGAHLEPHRRAPAFRAHRLVAPLRRLEEGLCPRHLQPLDGFCRAEQTCVCARCRAHEHRAHDVVPLEQEREHKEAQQAKFLSDVENELEELAVTIAQAKKMVELIKGAATKERERVEKLFAEASEVLATFQKEVASFIEDGERSMLGEAEADLCWKEERRAKLAQCKQNLENVPSTDTIYFLQEFQALKVAMEENLSPALSFQNELNFTKCTQAVGAVKDVLSTACKNQWDHLQGKGIDGLSFREMEEALAESRFPDKSNNPACLESRDYFLKFAFIIDLDSDTADKFIQLFGTKGAKRVLCPIPYPESPTRFINCEQVLGVNLMNRGNYYWEVELIDGWVSIGVIAEDFDPRESYNHGRLGRNEKSCCLQWNGQNYVAWFGGFESVIQQPFFHTIGVFLEYSEKALTFYGVKDSKMTCLQQLKVSHFAKGQLDPFQNKINHKFASLFLCKLKPAFFLESVDAHLQIGPLKKDCVSVLKRR, encoded by the exons ATGGAGACCGCGCCCGGGAGAGCCCCGCCGTCCTCCGCCGAGGCGTTGCGGTTGGCGCTGGCGGCTCCGGGGCTGCCCGACGGCCCCTTCGGTTGCCCCATCTGCCTCGACCTCCTGAAGGACCCGGTGACGGTACCGTGCGGGCACAACTTCTGCCAGGGCTGCCTGGGGGCGCTCCGTCAACGGCCGGGCCCCCCCgacggcagcggcggggcgggcggggctgcccGCTGCCCGCTCTGCCAGGAGCCCGTCCCCGCAGCCTTACGGCTCCGCAAGAACCGCGCCCTCTGCGAGGTGTTACCGCTgctggcggccgccgccgccgcttcgtCCCCCCCGTCGCCGGCCGCCGGGTCCCCGATGGCACCGGGAGCCGAGGAAGAGGATGCGGCGGGGGAGGAAGGAACGGCCGTGCTGTGCGACGTGTGCCCGGCGGGGTCGCGGGTGGCGGCGGCGCGATCGTGCCTGGTTTGCTTGGCCTCCTTCTGCGGAGCCCACCTGGAGCCCCACCGCCGAGCCCCCGCCTTCCGTGCCCACCGCCTGGTAGCCCCGCTGCGGCGGCTGGAGGAGGGTCTCTGCCCCCGCCACCTCCAGCCCCTCGACGGCTTCTGCCGCGCCGAGCAAACCTGCGTCTGCGCCCGCTGCCGCGCCCACGAGCATCGCGCCCACGACGTGGTGCCCCTCGAGCAGGAGCGCGAGCATAAGGAG GCCCAACAAGCCAAATTCCTCAGCGATGTGGAGAATGAGCTGGAAGAGCTGGCAGTCACCATCGCGCAGGCCAAGAAGATGGTGGAGCTCATTAAG GGTGCTGCCacgaaggagagggaaagagtcGAGAAGCTCTTTGCAGAAGCCTCTGAGGTCCTGGCGACCTTCCAGAAGGAGGTGGCCAGTTTCATCGAGGATGGGGAGCGCTCCATGCTGGGGGAGGCTGAGGCCGATCTCTGCTGGAAGGAGGAGAGACGAGCCAAGCTGGCCCAGTGCAAGCAAAACCTGGAGAACGTCCCCAGCACCGACACCATCTACTTCCTCCAG GAATTTCAGGCCTTAAAAGTAGCCATGGAAGAAAACCTCTCCCCGGCCCTGAGCTTCCAGAACGAGCTGAACTTCACCAAATGTACCCAAGCCGTGGGCGCTGTGAAGGATGTGCTGTCCACTGCCTGCAAAAACCAGTGGGACCACTTGCAGGGGAAAGGAATTGATGGGCTGAGTTTCCGGGAGATGGAAGAAG CGTTGGCTGAGTCCCGATTTCCAGACAAGTCAAACAATCCCGCCTGCCTGGAGAGCCGTGATTACTTCCTGAAAT TTGCCTTCATCATTGACCTGGACAGCGACACGGCTGACAAGTTCATCCAGCTGTTTGGCACCAAAGGGGCCAAGCGGGTGCTGTGCCCCATCCCCTACCCGGAGAGCCCAACCCGGTTCATCAACTGCGAGCAGGTGCTGGGCGTGAACCTCATGAACCGGGGCAACTACTACTGGGAGGTGGAGCTCATCGATGGCTGGGTCAGCATCGGTGTCATCGCTGAGGACTTTGACCCCCGGGAGTCCTACAACCACGGCCGGCTGGGGCGGAATGAGAagtcctgctgcctgcagtggaACGGACAGAACTACGTGGCCTGGTTTGGTGGCTTTGAGTCTGTCATCCAACAGCCATTTTTCCACACAATCGGGGTCTTCCTGGAGTATTCGGAGAAGGCCCTGACCTTCTATGGAGTCAAGGACTCCAAGATGACATGCCTGCAGCAGCTCAAGGTCTCCCATTTTGCCAAGGGTCAGCTTGACCCGTTCCAGAACAAGATCAACCACAAATTCGCCTCTTTATTCTTGTGCAAACTGAAACCAGCCTTCTTCCTGGAAAGCGTCGATGCCCACCTGCAGATTGGGCCACTGAAGAAAGATTGCGTTTCGGTGCTAAAGCGTAGGTAA
- the WBP2 gene encoding WW domain-binding protein 2 isoform X1 — protein sequence MALNRNHSEGGGVIINNSENVLMTYDHVEITFSDIEPMPDAFKGTKKGSVFLTPYRVIFVSKGKDAMQSFVMPFYLLKDCEIKQPVFGANYIKGTVKAEAGGGWEGSATFKMTFSAGGAIEFGQRMLQVASQVSRGEIPNGAYGYSYMPNGSYAFAPAAANGGYPYPPPPPEFYPGPPVVDGDMGYMQLPPPPYPGPMEPPVSGPDLPTTPAAEAKAAEAAASAYYSPVNPHNVYMPTDQPPPPPYFPPEDKKNQ from the exons atggCGCTCAACAGGAACCACTCGGAGGGCGGCGGCGTCATCATTAACAACAGCGAGAA TGTTTTGATGACCTATGATCACGTAGAAATTACCTTCAGTGATATTGAACCTATGCCAGATGCCTTCAAAGGGACCAAGAAAGGGAGTGTTTTCTTGACTCCCTACCGA gttaTCTTTGTATCAAAAGGAAAGGATGCTATGCAGTCTTTTGTGATGCCCTTTTATTTGTTGAAAGATTGCGAGATTAAGCAGCCTGTCTTTGGAGCAAATTATATTAAGGGTACAGtgaaagcagaggcaggag GCGGCTGGGAGGGATCTGCCACATTCAAGATGACCTTTTCGGCTGGAGGCGCTATCGAGTTTGGGCAGCGTATGCTGCAGGTGGCATCGCAAG TCTCCAGAGGTGAAATACCCAATGGAGCTTACGGCTATTCCTATATGCCAAATGGATCCTATGCTTTCGCACCAGCTGCAGCTAATGGGGGCTATCCATACCCACCACCTCCTCCTG AGTTTTATCCTGGCCCTCCTGTGGTGGATGGAGACATGGGTTACATGCAGCTTCCACCCCCACCGTACCCAGGGCCCATGGAACCCCCCGTCAGCGGTCCAGACCTGCCCACCACTCCTGCAG CTGAAGCGAAGGCTGCCGAAGCTGCTGCCAGTGCTTACTACAGCCCAGTCAACCCACATAACGTCTATATGCCCACG gaccagccacctcctcctccataCTTCCCACCAGAGGACAAGAAAAACCAATAA
- the WBP2 gene encoding WW domain-binding protein 2 isoform X2 encodes MTYDHVEITFSDIEPMPDAFKGTKKGSVFLTPYRVIFVSKGKDAMQSFVMPFYLLKDCEIKQPVFGANYIKGTVKAEAGGGWEGSATFKMTFSAGGAIEFGQRMLQVASQVSRGEIPNGAYGYSYMPNGSYAFAPAAANGGYPYPPPPPEFYPGPPVVDGDMGYMQLPPPPYPGPMEPPVSGPDLPTTPAAEAKAAEAAASAYYSPVNPHNVYMPTDQPPPPPYFPPEDKKNQ; translated from the exons ATGACCTATGATCACGTAGAAATTACCTTCAGTGATATTGAACCTATGCCAGATGCCTTCAAAGGGACCAAGAAAGGGAGTGTTTTCTTGACTCCCTACCGA gttaTCTTTGTATCAAAAGGAAAGGATGCTATGCAGTCTTTTGTGATGCCCTTTTATTTGTTGAAAGATTGCGAGATTAAGCAGCCTGTCTTTGGAGCAAATTATATTAAGGGTACAGtgaaagcagaggcaggag GCGGCTGGGAGGGATCTGCCACATTCAAGATGACCTTTTCGGCTGGAGGCGCTATCGAGTTTGGGCAGCGTATGCTGCAGGTGGCATCGCAAG TCTCCAGAGGTGAAATACCCAATGGAGCTTACGGCTATTCCTATATGCCAAATGGATCCTATGCTTTCGCACCAGCTGCAGCTAATGGGGGCTATCCATACCCACCACCTCCTCCTG AGTTTTATCCTGGCCCTCCTGTGGTGGATGGAGACATGGGTTACATGCAGCTTCCACCCCCACCGTACCCAGGGCCCATGGAACCCCCCGTCAGCGGTCCAGACCTGCCCACCACTCCTGCAG CTGAAGCGAAGGCTGCCGAAGCTGCTGCCAGTGCTTACTACAGCCCAGTCAACCCACATAACGTCTATATGCCCACG gaccagccacctcctcctccataCTTCCCACCAGAGGACAAGAAAAACCAATAA